The genomic stretch GTGACGCCGTTCGACGAGGACGAGCGCTATCCCGGCGGCGAGTTCCCCAACCAGCATCCGGGTGGCGACGGGCTGCCGGCCTGGACGGAGGCCGACCGCGGCATCGTCGACCGCGACATCGTCGTCTGGTACGTCCTGGGCCACCACCACCTCGTCCGGCCCGAGGACTGGCCGGTGATGCCGGTCGCCCGGATGGGCTTCAGCCTGAAGCCGACCGGGTTCTTCGACCGCAACCCCGCGCTCGACGTCCCGCCGAGCGAGTGCCACGGCGACGCCGCGTGCGGCGTCGACGCGACGAGCGACGGAGGGTGCTGCGCGTGATCGCGGCGCACCCGAGCCGCGAGCTGCGCGAGCTCGCGGCCGAGCTCGCCGCGCTTCCGGTGCCGGAGACCATCGAGGAGGAGCACGCCTCGTGGAACCGGATCTGCGCGGCGCTCGACGCGGCGCCCGACGCGACGTGGGAGGAGGTCGACGCGGACGGCGTGCCGTGCGTGTGGACGTCGGCCGGCCCCAGCGACGCGTGCACGATCCTCTACTGCCACGGCGGCGCCTTCGCGATCGGCTCGCCGTGGCACAACCGCGACATGATGTCGCGCATCGCCCGGGCCGCCGGCGGCCGCGTCCTCGGCGTCGACTACCGGCTGGCGCCGGAGCACCCGTTTCCCGCGGCGCTCGACGACACGGTCGCCGCGTGCCGCTGGCTGCTCGAGTCGGGCGTCGATCCGGCGACCGTCGTGCTCGCCGGCGACTCCTGTGGCGCGAACCTCGTCCTCGGCGCTGCGCTGCGCGCGCGCGACACGGGCCTGCCCCTGCCCGCGGCGATCGCGGCCATCTCGCCGTGGGTCGACCTCACGCAGGCCGGGTGGTCGTACGAGACGAACGCGGCCCGCGATCCGTTCGTGACGAAGGACTCGATGGACTACCTCGCGGCGTCCTACCTGGCCGGCGCGAGCGCTGAGGACCCGGCGGCGTCCCAGCTGTTCGCCGACCTGGCCGGCCTGCCGCCCGTCCTCGTCCAGGTCGGAGCGGGCGAGGCCTTGCTCGCGGAGTCCGTCTCGCTCGTCGAGCGCCTCGGGCGCGCCGGCGGCTTCGCGACCCTCGAGATCTGGCCGCACGGCGTGCACGTCTGGCCCATGTGGGCCGCGCGCGTGCCCGAGGCCCAGGCGGCGATCGAGCGCCTGGCCGCCTTCGCCGTGTCCGCCGTCGCCGGTGCGGCGACGGCGTCCCGAGTCCCCTGAGCGAGAGGTCCTGTCTTGGCCCGAGATCCGAAGTACGACGTGCTGTTCGAGCCCATCCGGATCGGGCCGAAGACGCTGCGCAACCGCTTCTGGCAGGTCCCGCACTGCAACGGCGCGGGATCCGAGAAGCC from Capillimicrobium parvum encodes the following:
- a CDS encoding alpha/beta hydrolase, with the protein product MLRVIAAHPSRELRELAAELAALPVPETIEEEHASWNRICAALDAAPDATWEEVDADGVPCVWTSAGPSDACTILYCHGGAFAIGSPWHNRDMMSRIARAAGGRVLGVDYRLAPEHPFPAALDDTVAACRWLLESGVDPATVVLAGDSCGANLVLGAALRARDTGLPLPAAIAAISPWVDLTQAGWSYETNAARDPFVTKDSMDYLAASYLAGASAEDPAASQLFADLAGLPPVLVQVGAGEALLAESVSLVERLGRAGGFATLEIWPHGVHVWPMWAARVPEAQAAIERLAAFAVSAVAGAATASRVP